One window of Arthrobacter oryzae genomic DNA carries:
- a CDS encoding carbohydrate ABC transporter permease yields the protein MRITDRRFALYLMAPAALFLAVFVAYPLFRLIADSFFKISPIVGGPRDFVGLDNYVRAFASEDFIGAGWRTLAYTVVVVTLEFALGLGMALLFTTLGRKSQIWRTVFLYPLMIAPIVAGLLWKFLMIDNFGLIGTLLYQAGILSNPNQIGWLSDPDIVLFSVAIPDIWLTTSFMCLVLFAGLQNIPGDLIEAARLDGARAPAMLFRIILPLLRPVIAVALVVRGIDAARAFDTILIQTNGGPQSASETMSLLIYRTMIRFGDPGLASAMGTIYLLAMLAIALFAVATIWRPGKDS from the coding sequence GTGCGTATCACTGATCGCCGCTTTGCCCTGTATCTGATGGCCCCAGCGGCCTTGTTCCTGGCAGTCTTTGTTGCCTATCCGCTGTTCCGCCTCATCGCGGACAGCTTCTTCAAAATCTCCCCGATCGTCGGCGGTCCCCGCGACTTCGTGGGCCTGGACAACTACGTCCGGGCCTTCGCGTCCGAGGACTTCATCGGCGCCGGATGGCGGACCCTCGCCTACACCGTGGTGGTGGTGACCCTCGAGTTCGCCCTTGGCCTGGGCATGGCGCTGCTGTTCACCACCCTCGGCCGGAAGTCGCAGATCTGGCGGACCGTATTCCTGTACCCGCTCATGATCGCCCCGATTGTCGCCGGCCTGCTGTGGAAGTTCCTGATGATCGACAACTTCGGTCTCATCGGCACCCTCCTTTACCAGGCAGGCATCCTCTCCAACCCGAACCAGATCGGCTGGCTCTCGGACCCGGACATCGTGCTCTTCTCGGTTGCGATCCCTGACATCTGGCTGACCACCTCCTTCATGTGCCTGGTCCTGTTCGCAGGCCTCCAGAACATTCCAGGGGACCTAATCGAAGCTGCCCGCCTTGACGGGGCACGCGCTCCGGCAATGCTCTTCCGGATCATCCTGCCCCTGCTCCGGCCGGTCATCGCCGTCGCCCTGGTGGTCCGTGGCATCGACGCCGCCAGGGCCTTCGACACCATCCTCATCCAGACCAACGGCGGACCCCAGTCCGCCTCGGAAACCATGAGCCTGCTGATCTACCGGACCATGATCCGCTTCGGCGATCCCGGGCTGGCCAGCGCAATGGGAACCATATATCTGCTCGCCATGCTCGCTATCGCGCTCTTCGCGGTGGCCACCATTTGGCGGCCAGGAAAGGACAGCTGA
- a CDS encoding carbohydrate ABC transporter permease, translating into MHVAERVKHDGGKPAAVPAKPSAEASAPGGGRRRRAVNREGLEAGRRSTRIILWILLAVAMVLYGFPFLYLLFTSFKPPIDTIAVPPTILPREWTLENYVNALGRSGVPASFINSAQTAIISTVLSLVLAVPAAYGITRYKTPSGRAFIMAALVTRMVPPVAIGIPLASMMSSVGLADTPIALSIAHTTISLPLSIWLMASFFEAVPKDLEEAATVDGCSRLGALWRVVIPVVSGGIAVTAIFAFLASWNEFLFALLMTAIRSQTTPVVIANFQTQFGLDWGSMTALAAVYSIPVILLTLLLQRKIVAGMTLGAVKG; encoded by the coding sequence ATGCACGTCGCAGAAAGAGTCAAGCACGACGGCGGGAAGCCGGCCGCAGTGCCTGCCAAGCCGTCTGCTGAGGCTTCCGCGCCCGGCGGCGGGCGCCGCCGTCGGGCCGTGAACCGCGAGGGGCTGGAAGCGGGCCGCCGCAGCACCCGGATCATTCTCTGGATCCTGCTGGCCGTAGCCATGGTGCTCTACGGATTCCCGTTCCTGTACCTGCTGTTCACATCCTTCAAGCCCCCGATCGACACCATCGCGGTACCGCCCACCATTCTCCCCAGGGAATGGACGCTGGAGAACTACGTGAACGCCCTGGGCCGCAGTGGAGTGCCGGCCTCGTTCATCAACAGCGCACAGACCGCCATCATCAGCACCGTGCTGTCCCTGGTGCTGGCGGTTCCCGCGGCGTACGGTATCACCCGCTACAAAACACCGAGCGGCCGGGCGTTCATTATGGCCGCACTGGTCACCCGCATGGTGCCGCCGGTAGCCATCGGCATTCCGTTGGCATCGATGATGTCCTCCGTGGGACTTGCGGATACTCCGATTGCCCTCTCCATCGCCCACACCACCATCTCGCTGCCGCTGTCCATCTGGCTGATGGCCAGCTTCTTCGAAGCCGTGCCCAAGGACCTGGAGGAGGCGGCCACCGTGGATGGCTGCAGCAGGCTCGGCGCCCTGTGGCGGGTGGTCATCCCGGTGGTCTCCGGCGGCATCGCCGTCACCGCGATCTTCGCCTTCCTGGCCTCCTGGAACGAGTTCCTCTTCGCCCTCCTGATGACGGCGATCCGCTCCCAGACCACGCCCGTGGTCATTGCGAATTTCCAGACCCAGTTCGGCCTCGACTGGGGATCCATGACGGCGCTGGCCGCCGTCTACTCGATCCCGGTCATCCTCCTCACCCTCCTCTTGCAGCGCAAGATCGTCGCAGGCATGACGCTCGGCGCCGTCAAGGGCTGA
- a CDS encoding NosD domain-containing protein, with the protein MPSNNCYDVTTWPVGDPSEDVGEVINSIIADIKDRQTLADVNNGGKPGAVIYIPPGDYRLRTQVVIDVSFLRIHGSGHGFTSSSIRFNVPEDEWPDLHELWPGGSRILVDIPVDGDVEESQGAAFYVERSGSPRISSIEFSNFCIDGVHFNEDGSGMPPENTYVNGKTGIYVANANDSFRVTGMGFVYLENALTIYNADALSVHDNFIAECGSCIELRGWGQASKITDNLVGAGFKGHSIYAENHGGLLITANNVFPRGASSVHLVGVTRSSVTNNRLHSFYPGMVVLAANSSENLVATNHFLRDHEPWTPFLGVDNGLDDLHGLLCVSGNNNSVIGNHFSEVIDSKSIRPPGATPVIIRLMAGIGNFVSTNHMVAMDVHSTSSDSCFSAQVDALLTTGAADGLAVTAVRVDADSARNTILDSGSDAQVIADRTVNALRATPTVSFQAAPA; encoded by the coding sequence GTGCCAAGCAACAACTGCTACGACGTGACGACGTGGCCCGTCGGCGATCCGTCCGAGGACGTCGGTGAAGTAATCAACAGCATCATTGCCGATATCAAAGACCGGCAGACGCTCGCCGATGTGAACAACGGAGGAAAGCCGGGCGCGGTGATCTACATCCCGCCCGGGGACTACCGCCTTCGCACGCAGGTAGTGATCGACGTCAGCTTCCTCAGGATCCATGGCTCGGGACACGGCTTTACGTCGTCGAGCATCCGGTTCAACGTTCCCGAAGACGAATGGCCCGACCTGCATGAGCTGTGGCCCGGAGGAAGCCGCATTCTCGTCGACATTCCGGTCGACGGAGACGTGGAGGAATCCCAGGGAGCCGCCTTCTATGTTGAGCGAAGCGGGAGCCCGCGGATCAGCTCGATTGAGTTCTCCAACTTCTGCATCGACGGGGTGCACTTCAACGAGGATGGCTCGGGAATGCCTCCGGAAAACACCTACGTCAACGGCAAGACCGGTATCTATGTCGCGAACGCCAATGACTCATTCCGAGTCACCGGCATGGGGTTCGTCTACCTTGAGAACGCCCTCACCATCTACAACGCGGACGCGCTATCCGTTCACGACAACTTCATCGCCGAATGCGGAAGCTGCATCGAGTTGCGCGGGTGGGGACAGGCATCAAAGATCACCGACAACCTGGTGGGAGCAGGGTTCAAGGGTCACTCGATCTACGCCGAGAACCATGGCGGGCTCCTGATCACCGCGAACAACGTCTTCCCCCGTGGTGCGAGCAGCGTCCATCTCGTCGGGGTCACGCGTTCAAGCGTCACCAACAACCGTCTGCATTCGTTCTACCCGGGGATGGTGGTTCTCGCAGCGAACAGTTCGGAGAACCTCGTGGCCACGAATCACTTCCTGCGCGACCATGAGCCCTGGACGCCTTTCCTGGGAGTCGACAACGGACTGGACGACCTCCACGGACTTCTCTGTGTCAGCGGCAACAACAACTCTGTGATCGGCAACCACTTCTCCGAGGTCATCGACTCGAAGAGCATCCGGCCGCCCGGGGCGACGCCTGTCATCATCCGGCTGATGGCGGGGATCGGCAACTTCGTCTCTACCAACCACATGGTGGCGATGGACGTTCACTCCACGTCAAGTGACTCCTGCTTCTCGGCCCAGGTGGACGCTCTGTTGACGACGGGGGCTGCGGACGGCCTCGCCGTGACGGCCGTCCGGGTCGATGCCGACTCAGCCCGGAATACGATCCTTGATTCCGGAAGTGACGCCCAAGTTATCGCAGACAGGACTGTTAACGCCTTAAGGGCCACACCCACCGTCAGTTTCCAGGCGGCACCTGCATGA
- a CDS encoding LacI family DNA-binding transcriptional regulator: MTNRSVGIKDVAAAAGVSVTTVSHVLNDVAYARVGARTRERVHEAAQRLGYGPNRLAQALRTQRSGMIGFISEEIATTPHAGRIILGAEETARARGYRIMIINSTSTSSQDSKESQVADLLDRQVDGILYATMYHRKLAVPKNLAGLPAVLVDSEDTTHIVSSVIPDEVGGARSAVQTLIDAGHTRIGMLNNTDDVPATHSRLRAFKDTLADAGLPFHEELVQSEHSEVPGGYQAALRLLKPRSRPTAVFCYNDRMAMGAYRAAEELGLKIPDDISVVGFDNQQLIAENLYPALTTVALPHYEMGAWATENLIDAIEGKTDLQLFSAHPTVLPCPMVLRDSVSSPKVEDATSRTAPDPATRANN, from the coding sequence ATGACCAATAGATCAGTCGGTATCAAGGATGTAGCGGCCGCGGCCGGGGTCTCTGTCACCACCGTCTCGCACGTCCTCAACGACGTCGCCTACGCCCGTGTGGGCGCACGTACGAGGGAACGGGTCCACGAGGCGGCCCAACGCCTGGGTTACGGGCCCAACCGGCTCGCCCAGGCGCTGCGCACCCAACGCTCAGGGATGATCGGGTTCATCAGCGAAGAAATCGCCACCACCCCGCACGCAGGCAGGATCATCCTCGGGGCCGAGGAAACTGCGCGGGCCCGCGGGTACCGGATCATGATCATCAACTCCACCAGCACCAGCTCCCAGGATTCCAAGGAAAGCCAGGTGGCGGATCTGCTGGACCGGCAGGTGGACGGCATCCTGTACGCCACGATGTACCACCGGAAGCTGGCTGTCCCCAAGAACCTTGCCGGACTGCCGGCTGTCCTGGTGGACTCCGAAGACACCACCCACATTGTTTCCTCCGTCATCCCGGACGAGGTGGGCGGCGCAAGGTCGGCCGTACAAACCCTGATCGACGCCGGGCACACCCGGATCGGCATGCTCAACAACACCGACGACGTGCCGGCAACCCACTCGCGGCTCAGGGCCTTCAAGGACACGCTGGCAGATGCCGGGCTGCCGTTCCACGAGGAACTGGTCCAGTCCGAGCATTCGGAGGTGCCGGGCGGCTACCAGGCGGCACTGCGCCTGCTCAAACCTCGAAGCCGGCCCACGGCCGTGTTCTGCTACAACGACCGCATGGCCATGGGCGCGTACCGGGCCGCTGAAGAACTTGGACTTAAGATTCCGGACGACATTTCCGTCGTCGGTTTCGACAACCAACAACTCATCGCCGAAAACCTTTACCCCGCACTGACAACCGTCGCCCTGCCCCACTACGAAATGGGCGCATGGGCAACCGAAAACCTGATCGACGCCATCGAGGGAAAAACTGACCTGCAGTTGTTCTCCGCCCACCCGACCGTTCTTCCCTGTCCCATGGTTCTTCGCGATTCCGTCTCCTCCCCAAAAGTTGAGGACGCTACGAGCAGAACAGCACCGGACCCAGCCACGCGCGCCAACAACTGA
- a CDS encoding carbohydrate kinase family protein codes for MHSTPVPPCPETDVVVVGEAIVDIIDTAAGPVEFPGGSGMNVAFGLGRLGVSTAFLTALGSDERSRSIQRHLDAAGVHLLPGAEHLNRTSTARALLDSSGSAEYDFDFEWNLPHISPAFLPKVLHTGSLASFMEPGATQVRSLLEQFSRRCLITYDPNIRPTLLPGHTEALRIFEHTAALATVVKLSAEDAQWLYPRTSPHDVAGRLLDLGTELAIITDGASGSYLRSNAAGIEVPAPAVVVKDTVGAGDSYMSALIAGLIEDPEDGFGYGKLTRVGAAASLAAAITVGRHGANPPTRAELVRSLELAQTSRKNSDD; via the coding sequence ATGCACAGCACCCCAGTTCCCCCATGCCCTGAAACGGACGTCGTCGTCGTCGGCGAGGCCATAGTCGACATCATTGACACCGCGGCAGGGCCCGTCGAGTTTCCAGGCGGATCAGGGATGAACGTTGCGTTCGGACTCGGCCGGCTAGGTGTCAGCACCGCATTTCTCACCGCGCTGGGCAGCGATGAACGCAGCAGGAGCATCCAACGACACCTGGACGCCGCGGGAGTGCACCTGCTTCCGGGAGCCGAACACCTCAACCGCACGTCCACCGCCAGGGCGCTTCTGGACAGCAGCGGGTCCGCAGAGTACGACTTCGACTTCGAATGGAACCTCCCCCACATCAGCCCCGCTTTCCTCCCGAAGGTGCTGCACACGGGGTCACTGGCCTCCTTCATGGAGCCGGGAGCAACCCAGGTCCGGTCCCTGCTGGAACAGTTCTCCCGCCGCTGCCTGATCACCTACGATCCCAACATCCGCCCGACACTGCTCCCCGGCCACACTGAAGCACTCAGGATCTTCGAGCACACAGCTGCCCTGGCTACCGTCGTGAAGCTCAGTGCGGAAGATGCCCAGTGGCTCTACCCGCGCACGTCTCCTCACGACGTCGCGGGGCGGCTGCTTGATCTCGGGACAGAACTGGCCATCATCACCGATGGTGCATCCGGGTCCTATCTGCGCTCGAATGCCGCCGGGATCGAAGTGCCGGCACCAGCAGTGGTCGTCAAAGATACAGTCGGCGCTGGCGACTCCTACATGTCCGCACTTATCGCCGGCCTCATCGAGGACCCCGAGGACGGTTTCGGCTACGGCAAACTCACGCGCGTCGGAGCAGCAGCCTCGCTGGCCGCCGCGATAACGGTGGGACGGCACGGAGCGAACCCGCCAACACGGGCAGAACTGGTCCGATCGCTGGAACTGGCCCAGACTTCCCGAAAGAACTCCGATGACTGA
- a CDS encoding glycoside hydrolase family 32 protein, with protein sequence MTETTTHPAGPAEEAAPTIRPVLHYTAKDTWLNDPNGLVRHQGIYHLFYQNNPFDNVWGNMSWGHATSTDLLHWTEHPVAIACDEEEDIFSGSIVVDHGNTSGFGTVDDPALVAVYTSAFKDVSVHQGTQAQSLAFSTDAGMTWNKYAGNPVLGRGSAHFRDPKVFRYGGPGGSCWVMVAVEAQHQQVVLYRSANLKDWEYLSTFGPANAIGGEWECPDLFPLPVDGDPDNVKWVLVVNLNPGAVAGGSGGQYFVGDFDGVQFTADPDSLVPADAGGTTDLNRCLWLDWGRDYYAAVSFSNAPENRRIMIGWMNNWDYANSLPTSPWRSAMSLAREVELATVDGLPRLVQRPVLPLDRGEPAIQNMELCDTVVQLPDAMPGSAQLIEAEILPGTARTVAFRLLGASDGSAATILSFDAVTSRLTLDRRNSGDTAFHEKFASTESAPVKLDGGVLRLRVIVDQCSVEVFAQGGGVVLSDLVFPLPGNLGADVCVQGGTAIVRKLVVSALS encoded by the coding sequence ATGACTGAAACGACAACGCACCCGGCCGGTCCCGCCGAAGAAGCCGCCCCCACCATCCGGCCGGTACTTCACTACACAGCCAAGGACACGTGGCTGAACGACCCCAACGGACTCGTACGGCACCAGGGCATCTACCACCTCTTCTACCAGAACAACCCCTTCGACAACGTCTGGGGCAACATGTCCTGGGGACACGCCACCTCAACCGACCTTCTGCACTGGACCGAACACCCGGTTGCCATCGCTTGCGACGAGGAAGAAGACATCTTCTCCGGCAGCATCGTGGTGGACCACGGCAATACATCGGGATTCGGTACAGTGGACGATCCGGCCTTGGTGGCCGTCTACACGAGCGCCTTCAAGGACGTCTCGGTGCACCAAGGGACACAAGCCCAGTCCCTCGCGTTCTCCACGGACGCCGGCATGACCTGGAACAAATACGCAGGCAACCCGGTGCTCGGCCGCGGCTCGGCCCATTTCCGGGACCCCAAGGTGTTCCGCTACGGGGGGCCGGGCGGTTCCTGCTGGGTGATGGTGGCGGTGGAGGCCCAGCACCAGCAGGTGGTGCTGTACCGTTCGGCCAACCTCAAGGACTGGGAGTACCTGAGCACGTTCGGCCCTGCAAACGCGATAGGCGGCGAATGGGAATGCCCCGACCTGTTCCCGCTTCCGGTCGACGGAGACCCGGACAACGTCAAGTGGGTCCTCGTAGTTAATCTCAATCCGGGTGCCGTGGCCGGCGGCTCGGGAGGGCAGTACTTCGTCGGCGACTTCGATGGGGTGCAGTTCACTGCCGACCCTGATTCACTCGTACCTGCAGATGCCGGCGGGACCACGGATCTCAACCGCTGTCTGTGGCTCGACTGGGGACGTGACTACTATGCCGCAGTCTCCTTCAGCAATGCCCCGGAGAACCGCCGCATCATGATCGGCTGGATGAACAACTGGGACTATGCCAACTCCTTGCCGACGTCTCCATGGCGCTCCGCGATGTCGCTTGCCCGCGAGGTGGAGCTCGCAACGGTGGACGGTTTGCCTCGGCTGGTGCAACGCCCGGTGCTGCCGTTGGACCGCGGCGAGCCGGCCATCCAAAATATGGAACTTTGCGACACCGTGGTGCAACTGCCCGACGCGATGCCCGGATCAGCCCAGCTGATCGAGGCCGAGATCCTGCCCGGCACGGCCCGGACCGTTGCATTCAGGCTTCTCGGCGCATCGGACGGGAGCGCCGCAACGATTCTCAGCTTCGATGCCGTGACGAGCCGGCTCACCCTCGACCGCCGCAACTCGGGAGACACCGCCTTCCACGAAAAGTTCGCGTCGACGGAGTCGGCACCAGTGAAGCTCGACGGCGGCGTGCTGAGGCTGCGCGTCATCGTTGACCAGTGCTCGGTGGAGGTTTTCGCCCAAGGCGGCGGGGTTGTCCTGAGCGATCTGGTGTTCCCCCTGCCCGGGAACCTGGGCGCCGACGTGTGTGTTCAGGGCGGCACGGCGATCGTGCGGAAACTGGTCGTCTCGGCCTTGTCCTAA